In the Adlercreutzia equolifaciens DSM 19450 genome, one interval contains:
- the galE gene encoding UDP-glucose 4-epimerase GalE: MANALLAKDPDNTCVLVTGGAGFIGSHTVVELLERNYQVVIVDDLSNSSREAVRRVGEITGVAPVFADLPNEEEAEAVAAVAGAAVREVAPGPSLTFYEANILDRAALETIFTMHAVDVIIHFAGFKAVGESVAKPLEYYWNNIAGTLVLCEVAREHGCKNIVFSSSATVYGEPEFVPITESCPKHDATNPYGWTKSMLEQILSDLYTGDNEWNVVLLRYFNPIGAHESGRIGEDPKGIPNNLLPYVAQVAVGKLEQVGVFGDDYPTPDGTGVRDYIHVVDLARGHVAALDWMAGRVGTGEPIGVGSVAGEPAEDGTRRGVGIFNLGTGKGSSVLDVIHAFEAACGHEIPYRIMARRPGDIAECYADATKARDELGWTAEYDMARMCEDGWRWQSQNPDGYGDAE, translated from the coding sequence ATGGCGAATGCACTGCTTGCGAAAGATCCTGACAACACGTGCGTGCTGGTAACGGGAGGCGCTGGGTTCATCGGCAGCCACACGGTCGTGGAACTGCTGGAGCGCAACTACCAGGTTGTCATCGTGGACGACCTGAGCAATTCCAGTCGCGAGGCCGTGCGGCGCGTGGGCGAAATCACCGGCGTGGCTCCCGTGTTTGCCGACCTGCCCAACGAGGAAGAGGCCGAGGCCGTCGCAGCTGTGGCCGGCGCTGCGGTACGCGAGGTTGCGCCGGGGCCCTCTCTCACCTTCTACGAGGCGAACATCCTGGATCGCGCGGCCCTGGAGACCATTTTCACCATGCACGCCGTGGACGTCATTATCCACTTCGCCGGCTTCAAGGCCGTAGGCGAGTCGGTGGCCAAGCCGCTCGAGTACTACTGGAACAACATCGCCGGCACCCTGGTTCTGTGCGAAGTTGCTCGCGAGCACGGCTGCAAGAACATCGTGTTCTCGTCGAGCGCCACGGTGTACGGCGAGCCGGAGTTCGTGCCCATCACCGAAAGCTGCCCGAAGCACGACGCCACCAACCCCTACGGCTGGACCAAATCGATGCTCGAGCAGATCCTTTCCGACCTGTACACGGGCGACAACGAGTGGAACGTCGTGCTGCTGCGCTACTTCAATCCCATCGGCGCCCATGAGTCCGGTCGCATCGGCGAGGATCCGAAGGGCATCCCGAACAACCTGCTGCCCTATGTGGCTCAGGTGGCCGTGGGCAAGCTGGAGCAGGTCGGTGTGTTCGGCGACGACTACCCCACCCCTGACGGCACCGGCGTGCGCGACTACATTCACGTGGTGGACTTGGCCCGCGGCCATGTGGCGGCGCTCGATTGGATGGCCGGGCGCGTGGGCACCGGCGAGCCGATCGGCGTGGGCTCGGTGGCTGGCGAGCCGGCGGAAGACGGAACGCGCCGGGGCGTGGGCATTTTCAACCTGGGCACGGGGAAGGGCTCGTCGGTACTCGACGTGATTCACGCCTTCGAGGCTGCGTGCGGTCACGAGATTCCCTACCGCATCATGGCCCGGCGCCCCGGCGACATCGCGGAGTGCTACGCCGACGCCACGAAGGCCCGCGACGAGCTGGGCTGGACGGCCGAATACGACATGGCCCGCATGTGCGAGGACGGCTGGCGCTGGCAGTCCCAGAACCCCGACGGCTACGGGGACGCGGAATAG
- a CDS encoding VanZ family protein, producing MSQRAHLILSWVIVALWAGVIFFMSAHTGNDFDGSGPLAAIKRWLVGLVAPIFGPDTDIVNVAAHFTEYLIFGVLLVVAARRTWPAQGWGKLALVAVALASLYAVTDEFHQSFVPGRMCDPADWLTDTLGAALGAGTAVLALEKMLAKRQMG from the coding sequence GTGTCGCAGCGAGCCCACCTCATACTCTCCTGGGTTATCGTCGCCCTGTGGGCGGGCGTGATCTTTTTCATGTCCGCCCATACTGGCAACGATTTCGACGGCAGTGGCCCCTTGGCCGCAATCAAGCGTTGGCTTGTGGGCCTCGTCGCTCCCATTTTCGGCCCCGACACCGACATCGTGAACGTGGCAGCTCACTTTACCGAGTACCTGATATTCGGTGTGCTGCTCGTTGTGGCCGCGCGGCGCACCTGGCCCGCGCAGGGCTGGGGAAAGCTCGCTCTCGTCGCTGTCGCCCTCGCCAGTCTTTACGCCGTGACCGACGAGTTCCACCAGTCCTTCGTCCCCGGCCGCATGTGCGACCCCGCCGACTGGCTCACCGATACGCTGGGGGCTGCATTAGGAGCTGGCACTGCTGTTCTTGCGCTTGAAAAGATGTTGGCAAAGAGGCAAATGGGTTGA
- a CDS encoding HAD family hydrolase has product MAAEKPTPPFDTFVFDVDGTLLDTLDDLVVLTNDALAEFNLPPRTREEINSYVGNGVKALMYQAVPEGTPQDVADACLARWKENYGTYPNDLTKPYPGIPALLAELRRRGCKLGVLSNKFDGGVQFIMNKCLPDAVDVQHGEGGPQNFPRKPDPTGLLTTIEELGSTPARTVYIGDSPGDIHVARNTGCYAVGVDWGYHDPADFAAEGWEPDLLVSDPEQILVLAPEV; this is encoded by the coding sequence ATGGCTGCTGAAAAACCAACGCCGCCCTTCGACACGTTCGTGTTCGATGTGGACGGCACGCTGCTCGATACGCTTGACGACCTCGTCGTGCTCACTAACGACGCGCTCGCTGAATTCAATCTGCCCCCGCGCACCCGCGAGGAGATCAACTCCTATGTGGGCAACGGCGTGAAGGCGCTCATGTACCAGGCGGTTCCTGAAGGGACGCCCCAGGACGTGGCCGACGCCTGCCTCGCCCGCTGGAAGGAGAACTACGGCACCTATCCCAACGACCTGACGAAGCCCTACCCGGGCATCCCCGCCCTGCTAGCCGAGCTGCGTCGGCGCGGCTGCAAGCTGGGCGTGCTGTCGAACAAGTTCGATGGCGGCGTGCAGTTCATCATGAACAAGTGTCTCCCCGACGCTGTGGATGTGCAGCATGGGGAAGGCGGCCCGCAGAACTTCCCGCGCAAGCCCGACCCCACGGGCCTGCTTACCACCATTGAAGAGCTGGGAAGCACGCCGGCGCGCACGGTGTACATCGGCGACTCCCCGGGCGACATCCACGTGGCCCGCAACACCGGCTGCTATGCGGTCGGTGTGGACTGGGGCTATCACGACCCGGCCGATTTCGCCGCCGAAGGCTGGGAACCCGACCTGCTCGTGAGCGATCCGGAGCAGATTCTCGTTCTTGCTCCGGAAGTCTAG